Genomic segment of Anaerolineae bacterium:
CTATCACTCTGGTCATTGGTGGAACATGGGATCATCGCTATCCCCAAGCCCGTCAGCGAGCCTATGAGCTGGGGATGAGCGGGCGGGTGCGTTGGCTGGGACCGGTGCCCGAGTGTGACCTGCCCGCGCTCTATAGCGGGGCGATCCTTTTTGCGTTTCCTTCGGAGTACGAAGGGTTTGGCCTGCCGGTGTTGGAGGCGATGGCCTGTGGCACGCCTGTGGTATGCTCTCGCACTTCGAGCCTGCCGGAGCTCGCCGGCGATGCAGCGCTGCTGGTGGATCCGTTGGACGTGGAGGAAATCGCAACAGGCATCCGTTGCATCCTAGAGGATGAGGAATTGCGATGGCAGATGCGTGAGCGAGGGCTAATGCGGGCGGCTCTCTTCTCGTGGGAGCGGACCGCCCGAATGACGTTGGCCGCGTACGAAAGGGCTTTATCTGGCACGTGAACAAATCCATCAGACAAGCTTGATAGGAGGAAGACACGATGAAGGCAGTGGTCACCGGTGGAACGGGATTGATTGGACGGGCCTTAGTGGCCCAGTTAACAGCCGATGGCTGGGATGTGGTGGTGCTCACTCGCAATCCAGCGCGAGCGACCGGGCTTCCCGCCAGGGCCCAAGCCGTGTATTGGGATGGGCAAACGGCCCGCGAGTGGGGGAAGCTGATGGATGGTGCCACAGCAGTGGTCAACCTGGCCGGGGAGAACATCTCAGCGGGGCGATGGACTCACGAACAGAAGCGGCGCATCCGCGAAAGCCGATTGGCCGCAGGACGTGCCATCGTTGAGGCCATCCAACAGGCAACGGTGAAGCCTCAGGTCCTGATCCAATCATCGGCAGTAGGGTTCTATGGCAATCGTGGTGCTGAAGAGCTGGACGAGCGTTCAGCTCCAGGCCGCGGTTTCCTCCCCGACCTGTGCCAGGAGTGGGAGCGCTCTACTGAGGCCGTGGAGGCCTTGGGGATCCGACGCGCGGTAATTCGAACGGGGATAGTCCTGAGCCTAGCTGGCGGGGCGCTGCCACGTCTCCTCCTGCCCTTTAGATTCTTCGTGGGCGGTCCCTTGGGGGACGGACGTCAGTGGTTCCCTTGGATTCACCTCGCCGATGAGATTCGCGCGATTCGCTACCTGATGGACAACCCTAACGGAACAGGGGTCTTCAACCTTACGGCGCCACAGCCGGTGACCAACGCGGAGTTGAGCCGTGTCGTGGGGCGGGTATTGCGGCGTCCATCCTTGATCCCGGTACCTGCGTTAGCTCTTCGACTGGCTTTTGGCGAGATGGCGACCATTTTGTTGGACAGTCAGCGGGTGTTCCCGCGGCGACTGCTGGAACTAGGCTTCACATTCCGGTTTCCGGACATCACATCCGCGCTACACGATCTACTACGATAAGAAGGGATCGCTTGCAGCGTGTGGACAGAGCTTTCCCTAGCGAGTACAACGCGCCCCTCCGTGGGTGCAACCATCTCCAAACGGCGTCGCATTCTGTGCCCTATCGGCTTGACAAATCAGCCCCCTGACGATAACATATGAACATCAATTCATATATTGTATGAACGCTGAGGGTTCCTGCGTGGCTGTTCGACTTCTCCGGGGCCCTCCCTTTGTGATTACCAACGGAGATGAAGAGCACAGACTATGTCTAACATGGAATCACCGATAAACATAGACGATCGAGAGGCCGTCCAGCATCTCAACAGCCAGATCAGCCTGCACGTCACTGGCATAGACTGTGCCGAATGCGCGCAGAAGCTGGCAAAGGCCGTCGGTCAGATGGAAGGGGCTGAGCAGTGCCGGGTTCACTTTAGCACTGCGCGGATGACATTGGAAGTAAACCCGCAGCAGATCAGTTTGGATGCCATTGAGTCGCGCGTCCGCAGCCTAGACTATGGCATAAGCTTTTCCCCTACAGGGCAGCCTCAGCTCGTTAAGAACCAGGGCCTACATCAGTGGGCGCGCTTTGCAACGCGCCTTCGGCAGGATATGCTCACATGGATAGCCGGCGGCCTGATCGCTTTAGCGTTCGCCGTGAGCCTGGCCGGCGCGCCATCGCTTTACTCGCAGGCGTTCTATGGGCTGGCCATCGTCATCGGTGGGTATCCTATTGCCCGTAAGGGGGTTGGCACCCTGCGCATCAACCGCACGCTGGACATGAATTTCTTGATGACCATCGCCGTGCTGGGCGCGGCGGCAATTGGCGAGCTGGCCGAAGGCGCCTGGGTAGTGTTCCTCTTCAGCCTAGGGGAGGCATTGGAAGGGTACACCTTAGACCGGGCACGGCAGAGCATCCGCAGCCTGATGTCGCTGGCGCCGGCCGAGGCTACTGTGTTGCGTCCCTGCCTGGACTGCACAGGGCATCGAGGATGGGCACTGCCTAACGGCGATATCTATACTGGCGGTCCCTGTCCCTGGTGTGGCGACTCAGAGCATCGGGTGCCGGTGGAGTCGCTGGCCGTGGGGGATCGCATCTTGGTCAAGGCGGGCGAGCGCATCCCAATGGATGGCCGAGTCACCAAAGGCCATTCCGCTGTGGATCAAGCTCCCATCACCGGAGAGAGTGTGCCGGTGGACAAGGGGCCGGGCGATGAAGTGTTCGCCGGCACAATCAATGGAAGCGGCGTCCTAGAGATCGAGGTAACGCGGCTGGCGGCGGACAACACGTTGAGCCGAATCATCCGCATGGTCGAGGAGGCACAAGAACAAAGGGCTCCCATCCAGCGCTGGATTGACACCTTCGCTCGCTACTATACCCCCGCTGTTATCGTTGCCGCAATCCTAGTGGCCACGATACCCCCACTGCTGTTTGGCCAGCCGTTTCTGGATTCGCCGGGAGGTACGCGCGGCTGGCTGTATCGAGCGCTAGCCTTGCTAGTCATCGCCTGTCCGTGCGCATTAGTGATCTCGACGCCGGTGAGCATCGTCAGCGCCATCAGCGCGGCCGCCCGCAATGGGGTTTTGATCAAAGGAGGGGCATATCTGGAAGCGATCGGCCAGGTAGCTGCCCTGGCCTTTGACAAAACGGGTACGCTGACCGAGGGCCGCCCGGTCTTGCAGCACATCTACTCGATCGGCGGCAACGGCCATTGCACGGCGGCCGAGGCATGTCCTAATTGTGCCGAGGTGTTGGCACTTGCAGCAGCGGTGGAACGCCGATCGGAGCATCCGCTAGCTCAAGCTGTGGTTGAGGGAGCACGCACACGGGGTGTGGAGGAAATGTATGCGGCAGCTGAGGAGGTCTTCACTTTAACGGGCCGTGGGATTCGCGGCTGGGTCAACGGCGGGCTCGTTACTGTGGGCAGCCACCGCTACTTTGATGCAGAATACCCACACGACCCAGAGTTCTGCCAGCTGGTGAGCCAATCGGAGCAGGCGGGTCAGACGACGATGCTGGTATATGATGGTCAACGGGTGCGAGGATATCTTTCAGTGGCGGACCAGGCGCGCGTGAGCAGCCGGTTAGCCATAAGCCAACTGAAAGAGGCGGGCATTCGCCGCGTCGTCATGCTTACCGGCGATAACTTTTCCACTGCGCAAGCGATCGCTCGCGGGTTGGGCATTGATGAGGTGCACGCCAACCTGCTCCCTGAAGATAAAGTGGCTGCGGTAAAGAGCCTGACAGCCCGCTACCAAAAGGTAGCCATGGTGGGCGACGGCGTGAACGACGCGCCTGCGTTGGCCGCAGCGACGGTAGGCATCGCTATGGGTGGCGCAGGCACAGCTCAGGCGCTGGAGACCGCTGATATCGTCCTAATGGCAGACGACCTAGGTAAGCTACCGTGGATTGTGCGGCTCAGCCAGGCCACGCGGACTGTAATCCTCCAGAACGTTGCGTTCAGCCTGGGGGTCAAGGCGCTCTTTCTCATGCTGGCGCTACCCGGACTGGCGACGTTATGGATGGCGGTTTTCGCCGATGTGGGGACATCGCTGTTCGTGATCCTGAACGGCATGAGGCTCCTGCGTCGGCGGGCATAGCATCCAAGTATGACGTTGACCTCATGGCCTGCTTATCGAGCATTAGCATTTGGCCCTGTTGGACGCACAGTAGCGGAATTCGCCCGTCGTCGGCCCATACGTCTCTGGGTTCTCCCCGTGGACTTCCCTTGGGCTGGCGCCTGGTGGTTCGGCTTGATCCTCTTTCCACGTCGATTTCGCGCGATGCCCGCCCCCATCGCCGCGCCCTGGTTGGCTCATGAGATCACTCATCAGATGCAGGGCCGGGCACGCGGAATGCGCACGCCGCTGCGTGGTACTCTATACAGGGAGCTGGAAGCGGAGATCGTCCGTTGGGCCGTCCGCGGCGAGATCGCCGAAGCAGAGAACGATCAAGAGGGCCTTAACCAGGCTCGACAATGGCTGCGCCTCTTTACAGGGGAGCCCTCTACAGCATACCAAATGATACGTAGCTATCACTGGATTTACCGCACGCCGCTCTACCGCTGGCGGGAGCCAGCGGCTGAGGCTACTGGTTGGCGGATAACGCTGCCAGCGCTTGGCTTCGGCCCAGAGGCTATGGCTGTTATTGAGAGGTATTGCAAAGCGCCTTAAGGATCTTCAAAAGCTTCAAACCCATACTAAAACCTGTGCTGTGAGGACCCGACTAACGGACCTATTAAGCCCCCTTCTCAGGATAGAAGCGCACGCCAGACCTGCGGGGTAAACGCCATATGGGGCAAAACGAATCCC
This window contains:
- a CDS encoding heavy metal translocating P-type ATPase, whose translation is MSNMESPINIDDREAVQHLNSQISLHVTGIDCAECAQKLAKAVGQMEGAEQCRVHFSTARMTLEVNPQQISLDAIESRVRSLDYGISFSPTGQPQLVKNQGLHQWARFATRLRQDMLTWIAGGLIALAFAVSLAGAPSLYSQAFYGLAIVIGGYPIARKGVGTLRINRTLDMNFLMTIAVLGAAAIGELAEGAWVVFLFSLGEALEGYTLDRARQSIRSLMSLAPAEATVLRPCLDCTGHRGWALPNGDIYTGGPCPWCGDSEHRVPVESLAVGDRILVKAGERIPMDGRVTKGHSAVDQAPITGESVPVDKGPGDEVFAGTINGSGVLEIEVTRLAADNTLSRIIRMVEEAQEQRAPIQRWIDTFARYYTPAVIVAAILVATIPPLLFGQPFLDSPGGTRGWLYRALALLVIACPCALVISTPVSIVSAISAAARNGVLIKGGAYLEAIGQVAALAFDKTGTLTEGRPVLQHIYSIGGNGHCTAAEACPNCAEVLALAAAVERRSEHPLAQAVVEGARTRGVEEMYAAAEEVFTLTGRGIRGWVNGGLVTVGSHRYFDAEYPHDPEFCQLVSQSEQAGQTTMLVYDGQRVRGYLSVADQARVSSRLAISQLKEAGIRRVVMLTGDNFSTAQAIARGLGIDEVHANLLPEDKVAAVKSLTARYQKVAMVGDGVNDAPALAAATVGIAMGGAGTAQALETADIVLMADDLGKLPWIVRLSQATRTVILQNVAFSLGVKALFLMLALPGLATLWMAVFADVGTSLFVILNGMRLLRRRA
- a CDS encoding TIGR01777 family oxidoreductase; this translates as MKAVVTGGTGLIGRALVAQLTADGWDVVVLTRNPARATGLPARAQAVYWDGQTAREWGKLMDGATAVVNLAGENISAGRWTHEQKRRIRESRLAAGRAIVEAIQQATVKPQVLIQSSAVGFYGNRGAEELDERSAPGRGFLPDLCQEWERSTEAVEALGIRRAVIRTGIVLSLAGGALPRLLLPFRFFVGGPLGDGRQWFPWIHLADEIRAIRYLMDNPNGTGVFNLTAPQPVTNAELSRVVGRVLRRPSLIPVPALALRLAFGEMATILLDSQRVFPRRLLELGFTFRFPDITSALHDLLR